The Nostoc cf. commune SO-36 genomic sequence GATTTGGGTAAAGCAGAAAAAAATGCGCTCAAAAGCAATCTGACAATTTTGTTAGCACATTTACTCAAGTTACGCGTTCAGTATGATGTCCCCGATAGCATGAAAGGAAGCTGGTATAGCTCCATACTTGAACATCGCCAGCGAGTTATCAATAATTTGACAGATACCCCTTCTCTCAAAAGTTTTCTAGTAGAGGCGGTGGAAAAAGCCTACCCAGATGCTCGTAAGCTAGCAATTAAGGAAGGTAAGCTAGCTAAGTTTGGAATTCGCATACCCCACGAAAGTGAATATCCTACCGTTTGTCCTTTTTCGATTGAGCAGATTCTAGATGAGGATTTTTACGGGCTGTAGAAAATTGCTTCTGCTGTCATATTGCTTTACATCTAGATAGAT encodes the following:
- a CDS encoding DUF29 domain-containing protein, encoding MPNPLYDQDLQLWIEQTIQQLQNHEFEALDIEHLIEELVDLGKAEKNALKSNLTILLAHLLKLRVQYDVPDSMKGSWYSSILEHRQRVINNLTDTPSLKSFLVEAVEKAYPDARKLAIKEGKLAKFGIRIPHESEYPTVCPFSIEQILDEDFYGL